One stretch of Gopherus flavomarginatus isolate rGopFla2 chromosome 2, rGopFla2.mat.asm, whole genome shotgun sequence DNA includes these proteins:
- the ACKR2 gene encoding atypical chemokine receptor 2, whose product MSAMLHTTDYPVNLTDYEYQYLEGEDYIQFLLCTKENVKAFGKVFLPVLYTIVFLLGLAGNCLLFAILIKYTKNKKMTEVYLLNLTVSDLLFVVTLPFWATYAASQWVFGNAFCKIISVIYTTNFYSGIFFVSCMSLDKYLEIVHAWSNKNLRAPRKSFLISSVVWVISIVLSIPDFIFMQVQDLHNGRRVCHLDYGLHNSIWQLFFQFQQILLGFFLPFLCMVFFYSRVACVLTALMSPDKKRALRLVVILVVVFFVLWFPYNVTLFLHLLQNLHVIKGCETSKHLDYAMQVTESLAFIHCCLNPVLYAFVNKRFRLHLKKILGAIFRRQDFFVLQRSETSHSTSRCTDQVEMKSIMNV is encoded by the coding sequence ATGTCTGCCATGCTGCATACCACAGATTACCCAGTCAACCTGACTGACTATGAGTACCAATACCTAGAGGGGGAGGATTACATCCAGTTTTTGCTTTGCACAAAGGAAAATGTCAAGGCGTTTGGCAAGGTGTTCCTGCCAGTGCTCTATACAATAGTGTTTCTGCTTGGATTGGCTGGGAACTGTCTACTCTTTGCCATCTTGATCAAATATACCAAGAACAAGAAGATGACCGAGGTGTATCTGCTGAATCTAACAGTTTCAGATCTTCTTTTTGTGGTAACCCTTCCTTtctgggccacatatgcagcttcTCAGTGGGTGTTTGGAAATGCCTTCTGCAAGATCATAAGTGTCATTTACACCACCAATTTCTACAGTGGCATCTTCTTTGTCAGCTGCATGAGTCTGGACAAATACCTGGAGATTGTTCAtgcttggtccaataaaaacttAAGGGCCCCAAGAAAAAGCTTCCTTATCTCTTCAGTGGTGTGGGTAATTTCCATAGTGCTGTCTATTCCTGACTTTATCTTCATGCAGGTGCAGGATCTCCACAACGGGAGACGAGTTTGCCACCTTGACTATGGCCTGCACAACTCCATCTGGCAGCTTTTCTTTCAATTCCAGCAGATCCTGCTAGGCTTCTTCCTTCCATTCCTTTGCATGGTGTTCTTCTACTCCCGTGTAGCTTGTGTCCTCACTGCATTAATGTCCCCTGACAAGAAGAGGGCTCTCCGCCTGGTCGTTATTTTGGTGGTGGTTTTCTTTGTGCTGTGGTTCCCATACAATGTTACCCTCTTTCTGCATTTGTTGCAAAACCTCCATGTGATTAAGGGTTGTGAAACTAGCAAGCACTTGGACTATGCTATGCAAGTGACTGAGAGCCTTGCCTTTATTCATTGTTGCCTCAACCCCGTGCTGTATGCTTTTGTGAACAAACGGTTCAGGTTACACTTAAAGAAGATTTTGGGGGCCATCTTCAGGAGGCAGGATTTCTTTGTTCTCCAGCGGTCTGAGACAAGTCATTCTACTAGTAGGTGCACCGACCAAGTAGAAATGAAAAGCATCATGAATGTATAA